Proteins encoded within one genomic window of Deinococcus metallilatus:
- a CDS encoding DUF3105 domain-containing protein: MNRTVLLTLPALLALASCNRGGGEIEGVQSFQNKGGAHQEGRITYAQTPPAGGPHNPAWQNCGVYDRPLYDEYAVHSLEHGAVWLSYQPGLPADQVGALKTLVEGRSYTLLSPHESQKAPLVLTAWNRQLVVQDVSDPRVKQFLQTYEQGGEAPEIGASCSGAYNGTV; the protein is encoded by the coding sequence ATGAACCGAACTGTCCTGCTGACCCTGCCCGCCCTGCTCGCGCTTGCCTCCTGCAACCGGGGAGGCGGTGAGATTGAGGGCGTCCAGAGCTTCCAGAACAAGGGGGGAGCCCACCAGGAGGGGCGCATCACCTACGCGCAGACGCCCCCGGCGGGCGGACCCCACAACCCCGCCTGGCAGAACTGCGGCGTGTACGACCGCCCGCTCTACGACGAGTACGCCGTGCACAGCCTGGAGCACGGGGCGGTGTGGCTCAGCTACCAGCCGGGCCTGCCCGCCGATCAGGTCGGGGCCCTGAAGACACTGGTGGAGGGACGCTCCTACACCCTGCTCTCGCCCCACGAGTCGCAGAAGGCCCCCCTCGTCCTCACGGCCTGGAACAGGCAGCTCGTGGTGCAGGACGTCTCGGACCCCCGGGTGAAGCAGTTCCTCCAGACGTATGAGCAGGGGGGCGAAGCCCCGGAGATCGGGGCCTCATGCAGCGGCGCGTACAACGGCACGGTCTAA
- a CDS encoding DUF305 domain-containing protein, with the protein MQRRVQRHGLTAWAGGVLAAAVLGVGAAVTWPRPPAEGSSEVSFARDMSAHHAQAVDMSVTLVKRAADPAIRLLAQDILLGQQAQIGQMQGWLMAWGRPLAGREAPMAGMDRARMGLASDGDVRQLRHLPVNTAQTRYLVLMRRHHQGGVAMAKSALTTVKRPEVRAFAERVVAAQTSEIQAIDALLGKRMAGGEAQPEMQPEMDGMTHE; encoded by the coding sequence ATGCAGCGGCGCGTACAACGGCACGGTCTAACCGCCTGGGCGGGTGGGGTGCTGGCCGCGGCGGTCCTCGGCGTGGGCGCGGCCGTCACTTGGCCCCGCCCGCCCGCCGAGGGGAGTTCCGAGGTCAGCTTTGCCCGGGACATGAGCGCGCACCATGCGCAGGCCGTGGACATGAGCGTGACGCTGGTCAAGCGGGCGGCGGACCCGGCGATCCGGCTGCTGGCTCAGGACATCCTGCTGGGGCAGCAGGCGCAGATCGGGCAGATGCAGGGCTGGCTGATGGCCTGGGGGCGCCCGCTGGCGGGCCGGGAGGCCCCGATGGCGGGCATGGACCGCGCCCGCATGGGCCTGGCGTCTGACGGGGACGTGCGGCAGCTCCGGCACCTCCCCGTCAACACGGCGCAGACCCGCTACCTGGTCTTGATGCGCCGCCACCATCAGGGGGGCGTGGCGATGGCGAAGTCGGCCCTGACGACCGTGAAGCGCCCGGAGGTCCGGGCCTTCGCCGAGCGGGTGGTGGCGGCCCAGACCTCGGAGATTCAGGCCATCGACGCGCTGCTCGGGAAGCGCATGGCGGGGGGGGAAGCCCAACCGGAAATGCAGCCGGAGATGGACGGCATGACCCATGAGTGA
- a CDS encoding cation diffusion facilitator family transporter — protein sequence MSEHGHSHGANASARQLRLALALTGTFLVVEVIYGFLSGSLALLSDAGHMLTDVMALVLSLFAIRIGQRAADGQRTFGYRRAEILAAAVNAGALFAIGLYILFEAYRRLREPVEVQSTTMLVVAVLGLIVNLISARLLASGSEHSLNVKSAYLEVMGDLLGSVAVIVGALVIRFTGLTWVDPVLGALIGLWVLPRTWVLLRASVNVLLEGVPEGVNLDRLRAELAALPGVREVHDLHVWSVTSGLHSLTAHLVVAGQPAADLLPRVHAIAERHGIEHSTVQVEPPDTHAGHKDHLHP from the coding sequence ATGAGTGAGCACGGGCACAGCCACGGCGCGAACGCCAGCGCGCGGCAGCTCCGCCTGGCCCTCGCCCTGACCGGCACGTTCCTGGTCGTCGAGGTCATCTACGGCTTCCTGTCGGGCAGCCTGGCGCTCCTCTCGGACGCCGGGCACATGCTGACCGACGTGATGGCGCTGGTCCTGTCGCTCTTCGCGATTCGGATCGGCCAGCGGGCGGCGGACGGGCAGCGCACCTTCGGGTACCGCCGGGCCGAGATCCTGGCGGCGGCCGTGAACGCCGGGGCGCTGTTCGCCATCGGGCTGTACATCCTCTTCGAGGCGTACCGCCGGTTGCGCGAGCCGGTGGAGGTGCAGAGTACCACCATGCTGGTCGTGGCCGTCCTCGGGCTGATCGTGAACCTGATCAGCGCGCGCCTGCTCGCCTCGGGCAGCGAACACAGCCTGAACGTGAAGTCCGCGTACCTGGAGGTCATGGGAGACTTGCTGGGCTCGGTGGCCGTGATCGTGGGAGCGCTGGTGATCCGCTTCACGGGCCTGACCTGGGTGGACCCGGTGCTGGGCGCCTTGATCGGGCTGTGGGTCCTGCCGCGCACCTGGGTTCTGCTCAGGGCCAGCGTGAACGTGCTGCTCGAAGGGGTGCCGGAGGGCGTGAACCTGGACCGCCTGCGGGCGGAACTCGCGGCCCTGCCCGGCGTGCGGGAGGTGCACGACCTGCACGTCTGGAGCGTGACCAGCGGCCTGCACAGCCTCACCGCCCACCTGGTGGTGGCGGGCCAGCCGGCGGCGGACCTGCTGCCCAGGGTTCATGCCATTGCCGAGCGCCACGGCATCGAGCACAGCACGGTGCAGGTGGAACCCCCGGACACCCACGCCGGACACAAGGACCACCTTCACCCGTGA
- a CDS encoding divalent metal cation transporter, with translation MSDALPSELERRETKQHLLRSLGPGLITGASDDDPSGIATSSQVGAQFGSGLRWSMLFSSPWMATIQEVSARLGRVTGHGIGGNLRRHDPPGWLWSVTALLIVANIINLGADSGAVRPVRVAAPRSRPRPSPFRKGELFL, from the coding sequence ATGTCTGATGCCCTCCCGTCCGAACTGGAGCGGCGCGAGACCAAACAGCACCTGCTGCGGTCGCTGGGTCCCGGCCTGATCACCGGCGCCTCCGACGACGATCCCAGCGGCATCGCCACCTCTTCCCAGGTGGGCGCCCAGTTCGGGTCCGGCCTGCGGTGGTCGATGCTGTTCTCCTCCCCGTGGATGGCCACCATTCAAGAGGTCAGTGCCCGGCTGGGGCGGGTCACCGGCCACGGCATCGGCGGGAACCTGCGCCGCCACGACCCGCCGGGGTGGCTGTGGAGTGTCACGGCCCTCCTGATCGTCGCCAACATCATCAACCTGGGCGCGGACAGTGGGGCGGTCCGCCCTGTGCGGGTCGCGGCCCCCCGCTCTCGCCCTCGACCTTCCCCCTTCCGGAAAGGAGAACTGTTCCTATGA
- a CDS encoding SCO family protein, which translates to MTAPPTRPVWQSLLWALLAVTLLLGGAWAYARLKNPFPFYGTVYDAETTAPALTGTGEDGRPFALSGLKGQTVAVFFGFLHCPNICPTTLAALERVRQALPEADRANFRSVLVTLDPARDDVGKLREYVRFFSPSAKGVFIPEPQLADTAADWGVGYQKADVKGLSYQINHTTGVYLIDREGRRRVVWDYTQLTKVDRVAADVREVMR; encoded by the coding sequence ATGACCGCTCCCCCCACCCGTCCCGTCTGGCAGTCCCTCCTGTGGGCACTCCTGGCCGTCACCCTGCTGCTGGGCGGCGCCTGGGCCTACGCCCGGCTGAAAAACCCCTTCCCCTTCTACGGCACGGTGTATGACGCGGAGACGACCGCGCCCGCCCTGACCGGCACCGGGGAGGACGGCCGACCCTTCGCCTTGAGCGGCCTCAAGGGGCAAACCGTGGCCGTCTTTTTCGGCTTCCTGCACTGCCCGAACATCTGCCCGACCACCCTGGCCGCCCTGGAACGGGTCCGCCAGGCCCTCCCGGAAGCGGACCGGGCCAATTTCCGCTCCGTGCTCGTCACCCTCGACCCCGCCCGGGACGACGTGGGCAAGCTGCGGGAGTACGTCCGGTTCTTCAGCCCGTCGGCCAAAGGGGTCTTCATTCCTGAACCTCAACTCGCCGACACCGCCGCCGACTGGGGCGTGGGCTACCAGAAGGCCGACGTGAAGGGCCTGAGCTACCAGATCAACCACACCACCGGCGTGTACCTGATCGACCGCGAGGGCCGGCGGCGGGTGGTCTGGGACTACACCCAGCTCACCAAGGTGGACCGTGTGGCGGCCGACGTGCGGGAGGTGATGCGGTGA
- a CDS encoding ArsR/SmtB family transcription factor, translating to MRTASQDDACEVTCVHPEAVARARAGLPDAACVEDATTLLKIIADPTRFRILSALNAEELCVCDLSAVVGISESAVSHQLRLLRAHRLVAFRKEGRVAYYRLLDQHINGLIGGAVDHVRE from the coding sequence ATGAGAACCGCTTCTCAAGACGACGCGTGCGAGGTCACCTGCGTCCACCCTGAGGCGGTCGCGCGCGCCCGCGCTGGCCTGCCCGATGCCGCATGCGTCGAGGACGCCACCACGCTCCTCAAGATCATCGCCGATCCCACCCGATTCCGCATTCTCAGCGCCCTGAACGCCGAGGAGCTGTGCGTCTGTGATCTGTCCGCCGTGGTCGGAATCAGCGAGAGTGCGGTCAGCCACCAACTTCGGCTCCTGCGCGCCCACCGCCTGGTGGCCTTTCGCAAGGAGGGGCGCGTCGCCTACTACCGCCTGCTGGACCAGCACATCAACGGGTTGATCGGCGGGGCGGTGGACCACGTGCGCGAATGA
- a CDS encoding cation diffusion facilitator family transporter, whose protein sequence is MDRTLRLARYSLLLGLLILALKAGAYLLTGSVALYSDALESIINVVASAAALFALSVARKPADAGHPYGHAKAEYFSAVLEGVLIVLAAVSILYSASQDLRAPKPLEGLGLGLLVSLGATLLNAGYGTYLVRSGRWLRSPALVADGQHLLTDVVTSGGVLVGLGLVALTGWTVLDPVMAMLVALNILWVGGRLVRSSARSLLDEAAPPETQALIRRLVAEHAEGALEAHDLRTRHAGRLTFIDFHLVVPEHLTVGQAHAICDRLEGVIEREVPDSEVTIHVEPESAAKHRGVLVL, encoded by the coding sequence GTGGACCGTACCCTCCGACTGGCCCGGTACAGCCTGCTGCTGGGCCTGCTGATTCTCGCGCTCAAGGCGGGCGCGTACCTGCTGACCGGCAGCGTCGCGCTGTACTCCGACGCGCTGGAGAGCATTATCAACGTCGTCGCCTCCGCGGCGGCCCTCTTCGCCCTCTCGGTCGCGCGCAAGCCCGCCGACGCGGGCCACCCCTACGGCCACGCCAAGGCCGAGTATTTCTCCGCCGTGCTCGAAGGCGTCTTGATCGTCCTGGCGGCCGTGAGCATCCTTTACAGCGCGTCCCAGGACCTGAGGGCGCCCAAGCCGCTGGAGGGACTGGGGCTGGGCCTGCTCGTCTCGCTGGGGGCGACCTTGCTCAACGCGGGCTACGGGACCTACCTCGTCCGCAGCGGGCGGTGGCTGCGCTCCCCCGCCCTGGTCGCGGACGGGCAACACCTGCTCACCGACGTGGTGACGAGCGGGGGCGTCCTCGTCGGCCTGGGGCTGGTGGCGCTCACCGGCTGGACCGTGCTCGACCCGGTCATGGCGATGCTGGTGGCGCTCAACATCCTGTGGGTGGGCGGGCGGCTGGTGCGGTCGTCCGCGCGCAGCCTGCTGGACGAGGCCGCGCCCCCCGAGACGCAGGCGCTGATCCGCCGCCTGGTGGCCGAGCACGCCGAGGGGGCGCTGGAGGCGCACGACCTGCGCACCCGCCACGCGGGACGGCTGACCTTTATCGACTTCCACCTGGTGGTGCCCGAGCACCTCACCGTGGGGCAGGCCCACGCCATCTGTGACCGGCTGGAAGGGGTGATCGAGCGGGAGGTGCCGGACAGTGAGGTCACCATCCATGTGGAGCCGGAGAGCGCGGCCAAGCACCGCGGGGTGCTCGTCCTCTGA